One genomic region from Flagellimonas oceani encodes:
- a CDS encoding thiamine pyrophosphate-dependent enzyme: MSKKVADLLVENLVNAGVKRLYAVTGDSLNPINDAVRRDGRIRWIHVRHEEAGAYAASMDAELDGIGCCMGSSGPGHVHLINGLYDANRSGNPVIAIASTINTDKLGTDNFQETNVVKLFDDCSIYCFMANTPQQAAHAFQTGIQHAIEKRGVAVVGLPGDVAAADAQEITTSHKNYYTSARLIPGKLEMEELAQVIDSHKKIMLFCGYGCKDAQGEVMQLSEKLQAPMGFSFRGKIFFDKSSNPFAVGLNGLLGNKSGFKAMQEADLLLLLGTDFPYSDFLPEKNTIIQIDDKPQRIGRRAKVDYGYAGKIKDTIEALLPMIEEKTDKDFLNEMRKLHEQQEEKYASYVKAKSSEKNIHPEFVAAVVDEVAADDAIFTVDTGMSAVWAARYLKGRRDRYLTGSFNHGSMANAMPMAIGAGLSRPDRQVIALCGDGGISMLLGDLMTISQYDIPVKIVVFNNRSLGMVKLEMNVAGYPDWQTDMENPDFAQVAQAMNIASWNVEQCENVEPTLKKAFAHKGPALINIFTDPEALAMPPKVSFEQVKGFATSMGKMMLNGQSAEVIDTAKSNLKYLRELF, encoded by the coding sequence ATGTCAAAAAAAGTTGCAGACCTATTGGTAGAAAACCTCGTGAATGCAGGTGTTAAAAGATTGTATGCCGTAACCGGTGATAGTTTGAACCCCATAAACGATGCGGTAAGGCGGGACGGCAGGATCAGGTGGATTCACGTTCGCCACGAAGAGGCAGGCGCCTATGCCGCCTCTATGGATGCAGAACTCGATGGTATAGGCTGTTGTATGGGCAGTAGCGGCCCAGGCCACGTACATCTGATCAACGGGCTATATGATGCCAATAGGTCCGGAAACCCCGTGATCGCGATTGCCTCCACGATTAATACCGATAAACTGGGTACGGATAATTTTCAGGAGACCAACGTGGTCAAATTATTTGACGATTGCAGTATATATTGTTTTATGGCCAATACCCCGCAGCAAGCCGCACATGCTTTTCAAACGGGTATTCAGCATGCGATCGAAAAACGTGGCGTTGCGGTGGTGGGGCTTCCAGGGGATGTGGCCGCCGCAGATGCACAGGAAATCACCACGTCACATAAAAACTACTATACAAGTGCCCGGCTCATCCCAGGGAAATTGGAAATGGAAGAATTGGCCCAGGTAATCGATTCCCATAAGAAAATCATGCTGTTCTGCGGCTATGGGTGCAAGGATGCCCAAGGGGAAGTCATGCAATTATCCGAAAAACTGCAGGCTCCCATGGGCTTCAGTTTTCGTGGAAAAATATTCTTTGACAAGTCCAGCAATCCTTTTGCCGTGGGACTCAACGGCCTATTGGGGAATAAATCCGGATTTAAGGCCATGCAGGAGGCCGATTTGTTGCTATTACTGGGTACCGATTTTCCTTACTCCGACTTTTTGCCGGAGAAAAATACAATCATCCAAATAGACGACAAACCGCAACGTATCGGGAGGCGCGCTAAAGTGGATTATGGCTATGCCGGAAAAATAAAGGACACCATAGAAGCCTTGCTGCCCATGATAGAGGAAAAAACCGATAAGGATTTTTTAAATGAAATGCGTAAACTCCACGAACAACAAGAAGAAAAATACGCCTCTTACGTAAAAGCCAAATCCAGTGAAAAAAACATACATCCTGAATTTGTGGCAGCGGTAGTTGATGAAGTGGCGGCAGACGATGCCATCTTTACCGTGGATACCGGCATGTCCGCAGTTTGGGCGGCACGCTATTTAAAAGGCCGGCGAGACCGCTACCTTACCGGCTCGTTCAACCATGGCTCCATGGCAAACGCCATGCCCATGGCCATTGGTGCCGGGCTTTCAAGACCAGACCGGCAAGTTATCGCCTTATGCGGCGATGGGGGCATAAGCATGCTTTTGGGCGATCTAATGACCATAAGCCAATATGATATACCGGTAAAAATTGTCGTTTTTAACAATCGGTCGCTGGGAATGGTTAAACTGGAAATGAATGTGGCCGGCTACCCAGATTGGCAAACCGATATGGAAAATCCTGATTTTGCCCAGGTGGCGCAGGCGATGAACATAGCATCTTGGAACGTGGAACAATGTGAAAATGTAGAACCCACATTAAAAAAAGCCTTTGCACACAAGGGACCTGCACTGATCAATATTTTTACAGATCCCGAAGCCCTGGCCATGCCGCCCAAAGTGAGTTTTGAACAGGTAAAGGGCTTTGCAACAAGCATGGGCAAGATGATGCTGAACGGCCAAAGTGCCGAGGTAATAGACACGGCAAAATCCAATCTTAAATATTTAAGGGAATTGTTTTAG
- a CDS encoding phospholipase D-like domain-containing protein, with translation MEHKRTTLKPHDRLFQNGTDNTEHIELVRSGEDYFLRLEKLIDKAEKEIHLQTYIFENDETGNRIASCLKKAAQRKVEVYVLLDAYGSAALPNSFAQDLVQHGILLRFFSPLFSLNNFYIGRRMHHKIAVVDEKIALIGGINIADKYRGTKASKPWLDYAVQLNCPAAKNLQILCSDYFYKRGSSKKIPPVLHSAGSALVGILQNDWLQRKTEVCDAYTNAFIYAKEEIVIVSSYFLPGNRLAKALKKTCKRGIKTTVILAGISDVPLVRRATEHLYSSFLDHHMRIFEWNNSVVHGKAAVVDNKWSTIGSFNLNSLSCYGSIEMNVEVHSVNFAKILRADFEMVISQCNEITKGSLRQRAGIFNKLGNWISYHMVRTAMLFLTFLPHLRFLKNYRL, from the coding sequence ATGGAGCATAAACGGACAACCCTAAAACCTCATGATAGGCTATTTCAAAATGGCACCGACAATACTGAACATATTGAGTTGGTCCGTTCGGGAGAAGACTATTTTTTGCGGCTTGAAAAATTAATAGATAAGGCAGAAAAGGAAATCCATTTACAGACCTACATTTTTGAAAACGATGAAACAGGAAACCGTATAGCCTCCTGTTTAAAAAAAGCCGCTCAACGAAAAGTAGAGGTATATGTCTTATTGGATGCCTATGGTAGCGCTGCATTACCCAATAGTTTTGCCCAGGATTTGGTACAGCATGGTATTTTACTTCGCTTTTTTTCGCCATTATTCTCCTTGAACAATTTTTATATCGGTAGGCGGATGCACCATAAAATTGCGGTCGTCGATGAAAAAATAGCACTGATAGGCGGAATCAATATTGCCGATAAATACCGCGGAACCAAGGCTTCTAAACCTTGGTTGGACTATGCCGTTCAGTTGAATTGCCCGGCAGCTAAGAATCTACAAATATTGTGTAGCGATTATTTTTATAAAAGGGGAAGCTCAAAAAAAATACCACCCGTGTTACATTCGGCAGGTAGCGCACTCGTGGGAATTTTACAAAACGACTGGCTGCAGCGAAAAACGGAAGTCTGTGATGCCTACACGAACGCCTTCATTTATGCCAAAGAGGAAATAGTAATCGTGAGCTCGTATTTTTTACCTGGAAACAGATTGGCAAAGGCTTTGAAAAAGACGTGTAAAAGAGGAATAAAAACAACGGTGATCTTAGCGGGTATTAGCGATGTGCCGTTGGTGCGTAGGGCCACCGAACATTTGTACTCGTCTTTTCTAGACCATCATATGAGAATTTTTGAATGGAATAATTCCGTAGTACACGGTAAAGCTGCGGTGGTTGACAACAAATGGTCTACCATAGGCTCATTTAACCTGAACAGTCTTAGTTGCTATGGCAGTATTGAAATGAACGTAGAAGTTCACTCGGTCAATTTTGCCAAAATTCTTCGGGCCGACTTTGAAATGGTTATAAGCCAGTGTAACGAAATTACAAAGGGGAGTCTAAGACAAAGAGCCGGTATATTCAATAAGTTGGGTAATTGGATTTCTTACCATATGGTACGCACAGCCATGCTTTTTCTAACCTTTCTTCCGCATTTAAGGTTTTTGAAAAATTATAGGTTATAG
- a CDS encoding pyridoxamine 5'-phosphate oxidase family protein codes for MIKSLRTKEGIRLLRDNYIGRLAFISQGNPYVVPITYYYDETSNSILGYSAEGHKMNAMRENRSVSLEVDEISSVNNWRSILAHGVFEELQGSEAKFLLHRFAQGVKNIILRKEKIIPQSISEFSSKLNSPKTPIVFRIRIVEITGKQRKP; via the coding sequence ATGATAAAAAGTTTAAGGACAAAGGAAGGCATCCGCCTACTAAGGGATAATTATATCGGACGCTTGGCATTTATATCCCAAGGAAATCCTTACGTTGTTCCGATTACCTATTATTACGATGAAACCAGCAATAGTATCCTGGGATATTCTGCTGAAGGACATAAAATGAATGCTATGCGGGAAAACCGATCGGTATCATTAGAAGTAGATGAAATAAGTTCCGTAAATAATTGGCGATCTATCTTGGCACACGGTGTTTTTGAAGAATTGCAAGGAAGCGAGGCCAAATTTCTCCTGCATCGGTTTGCCCAAGGTGTCAAAAATATTATCCTCCGTAAGGAGAAAATAATTCCCCAATCCATTAGTGAATTTTCAAGTAAACTGAATTCACCTAAAACCCCTATAGTCTTTCGAATCAGAATAGTTGAAATTACAGGAAAACAAAGGAAACCATAA